Proteins from one Halopseudomonas pelagia genomic window:
- the prmB gene encoding 50S ribosomal protein L3 N(5)-glutamine methyltransferase, producing the protein MTEHTALTTIRDLVRWGVSRFHEDGVFFGHGSDNAWDEARLLVLHALYLPWETPEEYMGCKVTESERQLTLALLQRRIEQRIPAAYLTGQARFAGLDFIVDERVLVPRSPIAELIAQRFQPWLETEPTRILDLCTGSGCIGIACAYAFPEAEVLLADLSADALAVAELNIDAHQLQSRVEARWSDGFEGMPGERFDLIVSNPPYVDAEDMAELPDEYMHEPEMGLAAGLDGLDLVRRMLAQAADHLTEQGLLVIEVGNSMVHVMAEWPDVDFEWVKFSQGGHGVFILSARQCREYQGLFASHLSS; encoded by the coding sequence ATGACCGAGCACACCGCCCTCACCACCATCCGCGACCTGGTGCGCTGGGGTGTCAGCCGCTTTCATGAAGACGGGGTGTTTTTTGGCCACGGTTCGGATAACGCCTGGGACGAAGCCCGGCTGCTGGTATTGCATGCGCTGTATCTGCCATGGGAAACGCCCGAAGAGTACATGGGCTGCAAAGTAACCGAGAGCGAGCGTCAGTTGACCCTGGCGCTGCTGCAACGGCGGATAGAACAGCGCATTCCGGCGGCATACCTGACCGGGCAGGCCAGGTTTGCCGGTCTGGACTTTATCGTTGATGAGCGCGTATTGGTGCCGCGTTCGCCGATAGCCGAGCTGATCGCCCAACGCTTCCAGCCCTGGCTTGAGACGGAACCGACACGGATCCTGGATCTGTGCACGGGCAGTGGCTGCATCGGTATCGCCTGCGCTTATGCCTTCCCCGAAGCTGAAGTGCTGCTCGCCGATCTGTCCGCCGATGCGTTGGCGGTCGCCGAGCTGAATATCGATGCCCATCAATTACAGAGCCGCGTAGAAGCACGCTGGTCGGATGGTTTTGAAGGCATGCCCGGCGAGCGATTTGACCTGATCGTCAGTAACCCGCCCTATGTCGATGCCGAAGATATGGCCGAGTTACCTGACGAGTACATGCACGAGCCGGAAATGGGCCTGGCAGCCGGTCTGGATGGCCTGGACCTGGTGCGCAGGATGCTCGCGCAGGCTGCAGATCATTTGACCGAGCAGGGCTTACTGGTGATAGAGGTCGGCAATAGCATGGTGCATGTGATGGCGGAGTGGCCTGACGTGGATTTCGAATGGGTGAAATTCAGCCAGGGCGGGCATGGGGTCTTTATACTCAGCGCCAGGCAATGTCGGGAATATCAGGGCCTGTTTGCATCTCACCTCAGCTCATGA
- a CDS encoding sulfite exporter TauE/SafE family protein, with product MQAVLDLVLPAGVPGLVIVLLIISSILTSALTASMGIGGGVLLLAIMALVMPPAAIIPVHGMVQFGSNANRALMTFRHINWRVILWFLPGVIIGAWLASLFLVDLPLPLVQLCIAGFILLLCWGPAIPKVATGRAGTMIAATFTTFVSLFVGATGPLVAAFIKQQQEGERLSTVATFAAAMSLQHAPKAIVYGAAGFVFGEWLGLILLMIAAGALGTWAGLHLLKRISDQRFGMIFNLLLTLLALRLIWQAASSWW from the coding sequence ATGCAGGCAGTACTGGATCTTGTGTTACCCGCCGGTGTCCCCGGCCTGGTGATCGTACTGTTGATCATTTCCTCGATATTGACCTCGGCGCTCACCGCGTCCATGGGTATTGGCGGCGGCGTCTTGCTGTTGGCGATCATGGCGCTGGTCATGCCTCCGGCAGCCATTATTCCCGTTCACGGTATGGTGCAATTCGGCTCCAACGCCAACCGCGCGCTAATGACCTTCCGACATATCAACTGGCGCGTCATTCTCTGGTTCTTGCCCGGCGTGATTATCGGCGCGTGGCTGGCGAGTCTGTTTCTGGTCGACTTGCCGCTGCCACTGGTGCAGCTATGCATCGCGGGCTTTATCCTGTTGCTGTGCTGGGGGCCGGCGATTCCGAAGGTGGCTACCGGGCGGGCCGGCACCATGATTGCCGCGACCTTCACCACCTTCGTAAGCCTGTTTGTGGGTGCGACCGGGCCGCTGGTCGCCGCCTTTATCAAGCAGCAACAGGAAGGCGAGAGGCTGTCTACCGTCGCTACCTTTGCCGCGGCGATGAGCCTGCAACATGCGCCCAAGGCGATCGTCTACGGCGCCGCTGGCTTCGTGTTCGGCGAATGGCTGGGGCTGATTCTGTTGATGATCGCAGCAGGCGCCTTGGGTACCTGGGCGGGTTTGCACCTGCTCAAGCGCATCAGTGACCAGCGCTTCGGCATGATCTTCAACCTGCTGTTAACGCTATTGGCCCTGCGCCTGATCTGGCAAGCAGCAAGTAGCTGGTGGTGA
- the aroC gene encoding chorismate synthase, with amino-acid sequence MSGNTLGTLFTVTTAGESHGPALVAIVDGCPPGLALDASDLQRDLDRRKPGTSRHTTQRQEPDEVEILTGVFEGKTTGCPIGLLIRNTDQKSKDYSAIKDTFRPAHADYTYHHKYGVRDYRGGGRSSARETAMRVAAGAIARKYLEGQGIVIRGYMSQLGPIDIPFKSWDAVADNAFFSADPDKVPELEAYMDQLRRDQNSVGAKITVVAEGVPPGLGEPVFDRLDAELAYALMSINAVKGVEIGAGFASVAQLGTEHRDELTPEGFTSNNAGGVLGGISSGQPIVAHLALKPTSSITTPGRSIDVNGNPVDVITKGRHDPCVGIRATPIAEAMMAMVLMDHLLRHRAQNADVTVTTPILGQL; translated from the coding sequence ATGTCCGGAAATACCCTAGGCACTCTTTTTACCGTGACCACTGCTGGTGAAAGCCATGGCCCGGCCCTGGTAGCTATTGTCGATGGGTGCCCGCCGGGGTTGGCGCTGGACGCCAGCGATCTGCAGCGCGACCTCGATCGGCGCAAGCCCGGCACCAGCCGGCACACGACTCAGCGGCAGGAGCCGGACGAGGTGGAGATTCTCACCGGTGTGTTCGAGGGTAAAACCACCGGTTGCCCGATTGGTCTGCTGATTCGCAATACCGATCAGAAATCCAAGGATTACTCGGCGATCAAGGATACCTTCCGCCCAGCGCATGCCGATTACACCTATCACCACAAATACGGTGTACGCGACTACCGTGGCGGTGGCCGTTCCTCCGCCCGGGAAACGGCCATGCGCGTAGCGGCAGGTGCGATCGCGCGCAAGTATCTGGAAGGGCAGGGCATTGTCATCCGCGGCTACATGAGCCAGTTGGGGCCGATCGATATCCCATTCAAAAGCTGGGATGCGGTAGCAGACAACGCGTTTTTCAGCGCCGATCCTGACAAGGTGCCGGAGCTTGAAGCCTATATGGATCAGTTGCGCCGCGACCAGAACTCGGTCGGGGCGAAGATCACCGTGGTCGCGGAAGGCGTGCCGCCAGGTCTGGGTGAGCCGGTATTTGATCGTCTGGATGCCGAATTGGCTTACGCGCTGATGAGCATCAATGCAGTCAAGGGCGTCGAGATTGGTGCCGGTTTTGCGTCGGTGGCGCAGTTGGGCACGGAGCACCGTGATGAGCTGACTCCAGAAGGCTTCACCAGTAATAATGCCGGCGGTGTACTCGGGGGTATTTCCTCGGGTCAGCCTATTGTTGCGCATCTTGCGCTCAAACCCACCTCCAGTATTACCACGCCTGGCCGCTCGATTGACGTCAACGGCAATCCGGTGGATGTGATCACCAAGGGTCGACATGATCCCTGTGTAGGCATCCGCGCTACTCCCATTGCCGAGGCTATGATGGCTATGGTGCTGATGGACCATCTGCTGCGCCATCGCGCGCAGAACGCCGATGTCACCGTCACTACTCCGATACTCGGCCAGCTGTGA
- a CDS encoding MFS transporter, which translates to MLPYWRLSGFYFAYFALLGGVAPFLALYFNYLGYNAARIGELVAIPMLMRCLAPNLWGWLGDVTGRRLTIVRLGALFTALAFTGIFYRQDYLWLAMIMALHSFFWHAVLPQFEAITLSHLGAQSSRYSMVRLWGSVGFIATVVGLGWLLQILSLDVYPVVMLGIMLAIFFCSLTVPAAPVTKLHHTGIHTEGFLHVLRRPGVLAFFLCAGLMQFSHGPYYTFLTLHLEALGYSRSVIGLLWALGVIAEILLFLVMAKVLSRFTLKQLLVTSLLLAAIRWLVLGSLAEYLSALLFAQLLHAATFGCFHVAAIHFIQRSFNDRLQGQGQALYATLSGMGGALGALYAGYSWNTIGAFWTFTLGGLAALLAAIVLLRCLPSAGIEQARGHTFS; encoded by the coding sequence ATGCTGCCTTATTGGCGCCTCTCCGGTTTCTACTTCGCCTACTTCGCCTTGCTTGGCGGAGTAGCACCCTTTCTTGCGCTGTATTTTAATTATCTGGGTTACAACGCAGCGCGGATTGGCGAGCTGGTGGCCATCCCGATGCTGATGCGTTGCCTGGCACCCAATTTATGGGGCTGGTTGGGTGATGTCACCGGGCGGCGTTTGACGATCGTACGCCTGGGCGCCTTGTTTACCGCGCTGGCATTCACCGGAATATTTTATCGCCAGGATTACCTCTGGTTGGCAATGATCATGGCGCTGCACAGTTTTTTCTGGCACGCCGTGTTACCGCAGTTTGAAGCCATTACCCTGAGTCATCTGGGCGCCCAATCGTCGCGCTACAGCATGGTGCGATTGTGGGGCTCGGTTGGATTCATCGCCACCGTAGTCGGCCTGGGCTGGCTACTGCAGATCCTCAGCCTGGATGTGTATCCGGTCGTCATGCTCGGTATCATGCTGGCCATTTTCTTCTGCAGCCTGACGGTGCCTGCGGCGCCGGTGACCAAGCTGCATCACACAGGGATACACACCGAAGGTTTTTTGCACGTGTTGCGCCGACCTGGTGTGCTGGCGTTTTTCCTTTGCGCCGGTCTGATGCAGTTCTCCCACGGGCCTTACTACACGTTTCTGACACTGCATCTGGAAGCCCTTGGCTACAGCCGCAGCGTGATTGGGTTGCTCTGGGCCCTTGGTGTGATCGCAGAAATTCTGCTGTTTCTGGTCATGGCCAAGGTGCTATCGCGCTTCACCCTCAAACAGCTATTGGTCACCAGCTTGCTACTCGCCGCCATACGCTGGCTGGTACTGGGGTCCTTGGCCGAGTATCTCAGTGCATTGCTGTTTGCCCAGCTGTTGCACGCGGCGACTTTTGGTTGTTTCCACGTAGCGGCAATCCATTTTATTCAACGCAGCTTCAACGACCGCTTGCAAGGCCAGGGCCAGGCGCTTTACGCGACATTGTCAGGTATGGGGGGAGCGCTCGGCGCGCTGTATGCCGGTTATAGCTGGAATACGATTGGCGCCTTCTGGACCTTCACCCTTGGTGGTTTGGCAGCTCTGCTTGCCGCGATCGTGTTGTTACGCTGTTTGCCCTCGGCCGGCATTGAGCAGGCTCGAGGTCATACTTTCAGCTGA
- a CDS encoding PLDc N-terminal domain-containing protein → MNVSVGNGFLGLVILILDIWAIINIVQSNASTGAKVLWVVLVLLLPVVGLIIWFFAGPRGGKV, encoded by the coding sequence ATGAATGTGAGCGTCGGTAACGGCTTTCTTGGTCTGGTTATTCTGATTTTGGATATCTGGGCGATCATCAATATCGTGCAGAGTAATGCCAGCACCGGCGCCAAGGTGTTGTGGGTGGTGTTGGTGCTGCTGCTTCCGGTAGTCGGCCTGATTATCTGGTTCTTTGCCGGCCCGCGCGGTGGAAAGGTTTGA
- a CDS encoding SDR family oxidoreductase yields the protein MESENLPVALVTGAARGIGKGVAASLLRAGWSVVLTDVDEPAGQAAAEKLARLGTVEFIPMDVTDEASVMACIERIEGDFGQLDGLVNNAGMADPDNGPIEQLSLEAWNRKLGTNLTGAFLVAKHCIPMLRETGGAIVNIASTRAVQSEAHTEAYAASKGGLVALTHALAVSLGPTIRVNAVSPGWIDTRDNAQQQSDPLRAVDHQQHAVGRVGQPRDIGALVVFLLGPAAGFVTGQNLVADGGMTRQMIYVE from the coding sequence ATGGAGTCTGAAAATCTTCCCGTGGCACTGGTTACCGGTGCCGCCAGAGGGATAGGTAAGGGCGTTGCCGCCAGTCTGCTGCGTGCAGGCTGGTCGGTAGTGCTCACCGATGTGGACGAGCCCGCGGGCCAGGCCGCCGCAGAAAAGCTGGCCCGGCTGGGTACTGTTGAATTCATTCCTATGGATGTGACCGATGAGGCGAGCGTGATGGCCTGCATCGAACGTATTGAAGGTGATTTTGGCCAACTTGATGGTCTGGTCAATAATGCCGGTATGGCTGACCCGGACAATGGGCCGATCGAACAACTGAGCCTGGAGGCGTGGAATCGCAAGTTGGGGACCAATCTCACTGGCGCCTTTCTGGTAGCCAAGCACTGTATCCCCATGCTACGTGAAACCGGGGGTGCAATCGTTAATATAGCGTCCACGCGAGCGGTACAGTCTGAGGCGCATACCGAGGCCTACGCGGCCAGTAAAGGTGGCTTGGTCGCGCTGACACACGCACTGGCTGTCAGCTTGGGGCCGACCATCCGGGTTAACGCAGTGAGTCCGGGCTGGATAGATACGCGTGACAATGCCCAGCAACAAAGCGACCCCTTGCGTGCGGTCGATCATCAACAACACGCAGTAGGGCGTGTTGGCCAGCCTCGTGATATCGGTGCGTTGGTGGTGTTTTTGCTGGGACCAGCAGCGGGATTTGTAACCGGGCAAAATCTTGTTGCAGATGGCGGCATGACGCGGCAGATGATTTACGTAGAATAA
- a CDS encoding histidine phosphatase family protein, whose amino-acid sequence MFLIRCCLFALALGSSGLLLADPSAWDAVREGRAMVILRHAYAPGIGDPDNFSLNDCATQRNLNAQGREESRRWGDYLRKQGLGSATVYTSRWCRAVDTAEGFKLAQVQLLPELDSFFQDRANAQEQMQSLRRFIAALPAGEPVIMVSHQVNITALTGEFPGSGEALLLALPLSDPPMLLARVPAPEY is encoded by the coding sequence ATGTTCTTGATTCGTTGCTGCCTTTTTGCTCTGGCTTTAGGGAGCTCGGGACTATTATTGGCCGATCCCTCGGCATGGGATGCGGTGCGTGAGGGCAGGGCGATGGTTATCCTGCGGCATGCCTACGCACCGGGTATCGGAGATCCCGATAACTTCAGCCTGAATGACTGCGCTACGCAGCGGAATCTGAATGCGCAGGGGCGAGAGGAGTCTAGACGCTGGGGTGATTACCTGCGTAAGCAGGGGCTGGGTTCCGCTACCGTGTATACCAGCCGTTGGTGTCGGGCAGTCGATACTGCAGAAGGCTTCAAGCTGGCACAAGTGCAGCTATTGCCGGAACTGGATTCGTTTTTTCAGGATCGAGCGAACGCTCAGGAACAAATGCAATCATTGCGCCGCTTTATCGCGGCCCTACCTGCAGGCGAGCCGGTCATCATGGTCAGTCATCAGGTGAATATCACGGCGTTGACCGGCGAGTTTCCGGGCTCTGGTGAAGCGCTGTTGCTAGCCCTGCCTTTAAGTGACCCTCCAATGCTACTCGCCAGAGTGCCAGCGCCGGAGTATTAG
- a CDS encoding ferredoxin--NADP reductase has translation MAGFNSETVLSVHHWTDNLFSFRTTRDPGFRFKNGHFIMIGLEVEGRPLMRAYSIASPNYEDTLEFFSIKVPDGPLTSRLQNIAEGDQIVISRKPTGTLVLDHLLPGRNLYLLSTGTGLAPFISIIQDPETYEQYDKVILTHGCRHVRELAYQDLITEELPNHEYFGEEIREKLIYYPTVTREPFRNQGRLTDLMTSGKLFDDIGLPAFDLEQDRFMLCGSPSMLKDFCAILDERGFKEARHGDQGHYVIERAFVEK, from the coding sequence ATGGCGGGCTTCAATTCTGAAACGGTACTCAGCGTGCACCACTGGACTGATAATCTGTTCAGCTTCCGAACGACGCGGGATCCGGGCTTTCGTTTCAAGAACGGCCATTTCATCATGATTGGGCTGGAAGTCGAAGGTCGTCCGCTGATGCGCGCCTACAGTATTGCCAGTCCCAACTATGAAGACACCCTGGAGTTCTTCAGCATCAAGGTGCCGGACGGCCCGCTGACATCTCGCCTGCAGAATATTGCCGAAGGCGACCAGATCGTCATCAGCCGTAAACCCACGGGTACGCTGGTACTGGATCACCTGTTACCGGGACGCAACCTCTACCTGCTCAGCACCGGCACTGGGTTGGCACCCTTTATCAGCATCATTCAGGATCCCGAAACCTACGAGCAGTATGACAAGGTCATCCTCACCCACGGTTGCCGACACGTGCGCGAGCTGGCCTATCAGGATCTGATCACCGAAGAGCTGCCTAACCATGAATACTTTGGTGAAGAGATCAGGGAAAAACTGATTTATTACCCCACTGTGACACGGGAGCCGTTTCGCAATCAGGGCCGCCTGACGGACCTGATGACCAGCGGAAAGCTGTTCGACGATATCGGTTTGCCCGCCTTTGATCTGGAGCAGGACAGATTCATGCTGTGCGGTAGCCCAAGCATGCTCAAGGATTTCTGCGCCATTCTCGATGAGCGCGGCTTCAAGGAAGCCCGTCATGGCGACCAGGGGCACTATGTAATCGAGCGGGCATTCGTCGAAAAATAG
- a CDS encoding LysR substrate-binding domain-containing protein gives MKYSFRQLEVFLATATHENLTRAAESLAMSQSAASSALRDLEQQFSVQLFDRIGKRLQLNELGHNIRPRVEALLDQARSLEQAMARHEEPGHLKVGATLSIGNYLAVEIMAQYMLEQPGAKVQLQVANTSTIVQKLLNFELDIGLIEGETQHTDLEMLPWRDDELVVFCAPDHPWAGKPWLNDEDLLAAQWIIREPGSGTRQHFEWAMHGLLPQLQIKLELQHTEAIKRAVEAGLGVGCLSAITLVEAFRRGSLVPLSVPQRDFRRGFYFALHRSKFRTAGLQSWLELCRASV, from the coding sequence ATGAAATACAGTTTCAGGCAGCTTGAAGTCTTTCTCGCCACTGCGACGCATGAAAATCTGACCCGGGCGGCCGAGAGCCTGGCCATGTCTCAGTCGGCCGCCAGTAGCGCGCTGCGGGATCTTGAACAGCAGTTCTCTGTGCAGTTGTTTGACCGTATTGGCAAACGTCTGCAGCTTAACGAGTTGGGCCATAACATTCGGCCTCGGGTTGAAGCGTTGCTGGATCAGGCGCGCAGCCTCGAGCAGGCGATGGCTCGGCACGAGGAGCCGGGCCATCTGAAAGTCGGGGCCACTCTGAGTATCGGTAATTATCTCGCAGTGGAGATCATGGCCCAATACATGCTCGAGCAACCGGGCGCAAAAGTGCAGCTGCAGGTGGCCAACACTTCCACCATTGTTCAAAAGCTGCTTAATTTCGAGTTGGATATCGGTCTTATAGAAGGGGAGACGCAGCATACTGATCTGGAGATGCTGCCCTGGCGGGACGATGAGTTAGTGGTATTTTGTGCGCCCGATCACCCCTGGGCGGGCAAGCCTTGGCTGAATGATGAAGACCTGCTGGCGGCGCAATGGATTATTCGTGAACCAGGGTCGGGCACGCGCCAACATTTTGAGTGGGCCATGCATGGGTTGCTGCCGCAATTGCAGATCAAACTTGAGCTACAGCATACAGAGGCGATCAAGCGTGCAGTTGAGGCCGGGCTGGGCGTGGGTTGCCTGTCAGCGATTACCCTGGTGGAAGCCTTCCGCAGGGGCAGTCTGGTGCCGTTATCCGTGCCGCAGCGGGATTTCCGGCGGGGCTTCTACTTTGCATTGCATCGCAGCAAATTCCGAACGGCAGGATTGCAAAGCTGGCTGGAGTTATGCCGCGCGTCCGTTTGA
- a CDS encoding glycine zipper 2TM domain-containing protein, which produces MNKSMLSGIIIGAVVATAGGAIAGYTALSDKEPTYAQVVNVEEITQTEKTPREVCQEVAVNRQKPVQDQHQVLGSVAGAVVGGLLGNQVGGGSGKKIATVAGAAAGGYAGNKTQERMQQNSTYTTTETRCETVYDSNDRVVAYQVDYTIGEEEGSVRMDHKPGNRIPLEEGQLVLSKQ; this is translated from the coding sequence ATGAACAAGTCAATGCTGTCGGGCATCATTATCGGTGCTGTAGTAGCCACCGCCGGCGGTGCGATTGCCGGTTATACCGCGCTTTCGGACAAAGAGCCTACCTACGCCCAAGTGGTTAACGTGGAAGAAATCACGCAAACCGAGAAAACTCCCAGAGAGGTTTGCCAAGAGGTGGCCGTAAACCGGCAGAAGCCTGTTCAGGATCAACATCAAGTGCTCGGCTCAGTCGCTGGTGCCGTAGTGGGTGGCCTGCTAGGTAACCAGGTAGGTGGTGGTAGCGGCAAGAAAATTGCTACCGTCGCAGGCGCTGCAGCTGGCGGTTACGCTGGGAATAAAACCCAGGAAAGAATGCAGCAAAACAGCACTTACACCACAACCGAAACCCGTTGCGAGACTGTTTACGACAGCAATGACAGGGTAGTTGCCTATCAGGTGGATTACACCATCGGCGAGGAAGAAGGCAGCGTTCGCATGGACCACAAACCAGGCAACCGCATTCCGCTGGAAGAAGGCCAATTGGTTCTTTCCAAGCAGTAA